Proteins encoded by one window of Conger conger chromosome 1, fConCon1.1, whole genome shotgun sequence:
- the ddx24 gene encoding ATP-dependent RNA helicase DDX24 isoform X2, with the protein MKMSKKKFQPKKKALRNGVKPKKRGILVKGSWKAVELDHSLFSEQDMGGLVCFEELTDYRLVDSAKVTTQVENKKEKKGKKRKAMEEAEVQGDEEEAGEGGSGNKEESVQPPKKKKKKKKKKKAQKEGNQSGISTSEVKGVEVEMEEMVEENIEPEKVVEPEKVVDPEENFQMPQTKAPKTKKKKVKKVKEPETETLKPSTNIEPPEKAMKLPKKRARNWTNAALSGQLGSGADADVSAWKDLFVPEPVLQALSTLGFSSPTPIQALALPPAIRDRLDILGAAETGSGKTLSFGIPMIHSILEWRRPQEMQGEGVPDSLPVPETDVKSLYLPDVDQPNEATEIRSGDSDQEAEAEGAEAEGAEAEGAEAEAGDEEAEDEKLEDPDESQEAEEDMEPDDINSQKLQCVKVIEDVDFDFDIPGVTKVPDNQKQPLLGLVLTPTRELAVQVKHHIDAVAQFTGIKTAIVVGGMAPQKQNRLLNRRPEIVIATPGRLWEMIKERHPHLLNLRRLRCLVIDEADRMVEKGHFAELENLLEMLNNAQYNPERQTFVFSATLTMVHKAPTRILQKKSKKLDQRSKLEILMEKVGIRAKPKVIDLTRKETTVETLTETRIHCDKDDKDFYLYYFLLQYPGRTMVFANSIDCIKRLSSLLTILDCTPLPLHANMHQKQRLKNLERFAERDRCVLLTTDVAARGLDIPNVQHVIHYQVPRTSETYVHRSGRTARAAKEGLSLLLIGPDDVVNFKKIYRTLEKEEELPMFPIQTKCMAAIKERVNMARKIEKIEYHNSREKHHNSWFKQAAEALELELDDDLLLGGRKTEEDDMQQQKMVKGMKRHLKHLLSQPVFKNSMKTKYPTQMGKLSLPELPLATVRTAIDSVISQKQKAKKKPQKKPQQPAQ; encoded by the exons atgaagatgtccaaaaaaaagtttcagcCCAAGAAGAAGGCACTCAGAAATGGAGTGAAGCCCAAGAAGCGGGGTATCCTTGTGAAGGGAAGTTGGAAGGCTGTAGAGCTGGACCACAGTCTCTTCTCCGAGCAGGACATGGGCGGGCTGGTGTGCTTTGAGGAGCTGACAGACTATCGCCTGGTTGATTCTGCCAAGGTTACGACACAAGTGGAAAataagaaggagaagaaaggcaaaaaaagaaaagcaatggAAGAGGCAGAAGTACAAGGAGATGAAGAGGAGGCAGGTGAAGGAGGAAGTGGGAACAAAGAAGAGTCTGTACAGcccccaaaaaagaagaaaaagaagaaaaaaaagaaaaaggctcaAAAGGAGGGCAATCAGAGTGGTATTTCCACTTCTGAAGTGAAAGGTGTTGAGGTGGAAATGGAAGAGATGGTTGAAGAAAATATTGAACCAGAAAAGGTTGTTGAACCAGAAAAGGTTGTGGATCCAGAGGAAAATTTTCAAATGCCCCAAACTAAAGcaccaaaaacaaagaaaaagaaagtaaaaaaagtgaAGGaaccagagacagagacactcaaaccatcTACCAACATTGAACCACCTGAAAAAGCTATGAAACTCCCCAAAAAGAGGGCAAGAAATTGGACTAATGCTGCCCTTTCGGGGCAATTGGGTTCAGGTGCAGATGCAGATGTATCTGCATGGAAGGATCTCTTTGTCCCAGAGCCAGTTCTGCAGGCACTTAGCACTCTTGGATTCAGTTCTCCGACACCTATTCAAGCTCTGGCCCTACCACCAGCCATTCGAGATCGCTTGGATATACTTGGAGCAGCTGAAACTG gaAGTGGTAAGACTCTGTCATTTGGAATACCCATGATTCATTCCATCCTAGAGTGGAGAAGACCTCAGGAGATGCAGGGTGAGGGGGTGCCAGATAGCCTGCCTGTCCCAGAGACTGATGTGAAGAGTCTGTATTTGCCTGATGTGGACCAGCCTAATGAGGCCACTGAGATAAGGTCTGGAGATTCTGACCAGGAG GCGGAAGCAGAAGGGGCGGAAGCAGAAGGGGCGGAAGCAGAAGGGGCGGAAGCAGAAGCAGGAGACGAGGAAGCAGAAGATGAAAAGCTAGAGGACCCAGATGAATCgcaagaagcagaagaggaTATGGAGCCAGATGACATCAACTCTCAAAAGCTACAGTGTGTTAAAGTCATTGAGGATGTGGACTTTGACTTTGACATTCCTGGTGTGACAAAAGTGCCAGACAATCAAAAGCAGCCATTGCTGGGATTGGTCCTCACCCCCACCAGGGAGTTGGCCGTCCAGGTGAAGCACCACATTGATGCCGTAGCACAGTTTACAG GTATCAAAACTGCAATCGTTGTGGGTGGAATGGCTCCACAGAAGCAGAATAGGTTGCTTAATCGAAGGCCTGAAATTGTAATTGCAACGCCAGGCCGCCTCTGGGAGATGATCAAGGAGAGGCATCCTCATCTCCTGAACCTCAGGCGGCTCAG GTGCCTGGTGATCGATGAAGCCGATCGCATGGTGGAGAAGGGCCACTTTGCCGAGCTGGAGAACCTTCTGGAGATGCTGAACAACGCTCAGTACAACCCCGAGAGGCAGACGTTCGTGTTCTCGGCCACTCTGACCATGGTGCACAAAGCGCCGACCCGCATCCTGCAAAAGAAGTCCAAGAAGCTGGACCAGCGCAGCAAGCTGGAGATCCTCATGGAGAAGGTGGGCATCAGGGCCAAGCCTAAGGTCATCGACCTGACCAGGAAGGAGACCACGGTGGAGACCCTGACTGAGACGCGAATCCACTGTGACAAGGACGACAAGGACTTCTACCTGTACTACTTCCTGCTCCAGTACCCAGGCCGCACCATGGTCTTTGCCAACAGCATCGACTGTATCAAGCGTCTCAGCTCCCTGCTCACCATCCTGGACTGCACCCCTCTGCCTCTGCACGCCAACATGCACCAGAAGCAGAGGCTCAAGAACCTGGAGAGGTTTGCCGAGAGGGACAG GTGCGTCCTCCTCACCACCGACGTGGCGGCTCGAGGCCTGGACATTCCCAACGTGCAGCACGTCATTCACTACCAG GTGCCCCGAACGTCAGAGACGTACGTCCATCGTAGTGGCCGCACGGCACGTGCAGCCAAGGAGGGCCTCAGCTTACTGCTGATAGGACCGGACGATGTGGTGAACTTCAAGAAAATATACAGGACGCTCGAAAAGGAGGAAGAGCTGCCCATGTTTCCCATACAGACCaagtgcatggcagccattaaG GAGCGCGTCAACATGGCCAGGAAGATAGAGAAGATTGAGTACCACAACAGCAGGGAGAAGCATCACAATTCCTGGTTCAAGCAAGCGGCAGAAGCACTAGAGCTGGAACTGGATGATGACCTTCTCTTGG
- the ddx24 gene encoding ATP-dependent RNA helicase DDX24 isoform X3, with protein sequence MKMSKKKFQPKKKALRNGVKPKKRGILVKGSWKAVELDHSLFSEQDMGGLVCFEELTDYRLVDSAKVTTQVENKKEKKGKKRKAMEEAEVQGDEEEAGEGGSGNKEESVQPPKKKKKKKKKKKAQKEGNQSGISTSEVKGVEVEMEEMVEENIEPEKVVEPEKVVDPEENFQMPQTKAPKTKKKKVKKVKEPETETLKPSTNIEPPEKAMKLPKKRARNWTNAALSGQLGSGADADVSAWKDLFVPEPVLQALSTLGFSSPTPIQALALPPAIRDRLDILGAAETGSGKTLSFGIPMIHSILEWRRPQEMQGEGVPDSLPVPETDVKSLYLPDVDQPNEATEIRSGDSDQEAEAEGAEAEGAEAEAGDEEAEDEKLEDPDESQEAEEDMEPDDINSQKLQCVKVIEDVDFDFDIPGVTKVPDNQKQPLLGLVLTPTRELAVQVKHHIDAVAQFTGIKTAIVVGGMAPQKQNRLLNRRPEIVIATPGRLWEMIKERHPHLLNLRRLRCLVIDEADRMVEKGHFAELENLLEMLNNAQYNPERQTFVFSATLTMVHKAPTRILQKKSKKLDQRSKLEILMEKVGIRAKPKVIDLTRKETTVETLTETRIHCDKDDKDFYLYYFLLQYPGRTMVFANSIDCIKRLSSLLTILDCTPLPLHANMHQKQRLKNLERFAERDRCVLLTTDVAARGLDIPNVQHVIHYQVPRTSETYVHRSGRTARAAKEGLSLLLIGPDDVVNFKKIYRTLEKEEELPMFPIQTKCMAAIKERVNMARKIEKIEYHNSREKHHNSWFKQAAEALELELDDDLLLGGRKTEEDDMQQQKMVKGMKRHLKHLLSQPVFKNSMKTKYPTQMGKLSLPELPLATVRTAIDSVISQKQKAKKKPQKKPQQPAQ encoded by the exons atgaagatgtccaaaaaaaagtttcagcCCAAGAAGAAGGCACTCAGAAATGGAGTGAAGCCCAAGAAGCGGGGTATCCTTGTGAAGGGAAGTTGGAAGGCTGTAGAGCTGGACCACAGTCTCTTCTCCGAGCAGGACATGGGCGGGCTGGTGTGCTTTGAGGAGCTGACAGACTATCGCCTGGTTGATTCTGCCAAGGTTACGACACAAGTGGAAAataagaaggagaagaaaggcaaaaaaagaaaagcaatggAAGAGGCAGAAGTACAAGGAGATGAAGAGGAGGCAGGTGAAGGAGGAAGTGGGAACAAAGAAGAGTCTGTACAGcccccaaaaaagaagaaaaagaagaaaaaaaagaaaaaggctcaAAAGGAGGGCAATCAGAGTGGTATTTCCACTTCTGAAGTGAAAGGTGTTGAGGTGGAAATGGAAGAGATGGTTGAAGAAAATATTGAACCAGAAAAGGTTGTTGAACCAGAAAAGGTTGTGGATCCAGAGGAAAATTTTCAAATGCCCCAAACTAAAGcaccaaaaacaaagaaaaagaaagtaaaaaaagtgaAGGaaccagagacagagacactcaaaccatcTACCAACATTGAACCACCTGAAAAAGCTATGAAACTCCCCAAAAAGAGGGCAAGAAATTGGACTAATGCTGCCCTTTCGGGGCAATTGGGTTCAGGTGCAGATGCAGATGTATCTGCATGGAAGGATCTCTTTGTCCCAGAGCCAGTTCTGCAGGCACTTAGCACTCTTGGATTCAGTTCTCCGACACCTATTCAAGCTCTGGCCCTACCACCAGCCATTCGAGATCGCTTGGATATACTTGGAGCAGCTGAAACTG gaAGTGGTAAGACTCTGTCATTTGGAATACCCATGATTCATTCCATCCTAGAGTGGAGAAGACCTCAGGAGATGCAGGGTGAGGGGGTGCCAGATAGCCTGCCTGTCCCAGAGACTGATGTGAAGAGTCTGTATTTGCCTGATGTGGACCAGCCTAATGAGGCCACTGAGATAAGGTCTGGAGATTCTGACCAGGAGGCGGAAGCAGAAG GGGCGGAAGCAGAAGGGGCGGAAGCAGAAGCAGGAGACGAGGAAGCAGAAGATGAAAAGCTAGAGGACCCAGATGAATCgcaagaagcagaagaggaTATGGAGCCAGATGACATCAACTCTCAAAAGCTACAGTGTGTTAAAGTCATTGAGGATGTGGACTTTGACTTTGACATTCCTGGTGTGACAAAAGTGCCAGACAATCAAAAGCAGCCATTGCTGGGATTGGTCCTCACCCCCACCAGGGAGTTGGCCGTCCAGGTGAAGCACCACATTGATGCCGTAGCACAGTTTACAG GTATCAAAACTGCAATCGTTGTGGGTGGAATGGCTCCACAGAAGCAGAATAGGTTGCTTAATCGAAGGCCTGAAATTGTAATTGCAACGCCAGGCCGCCTCTGGGAGATGATCAAGGAGAGGCATCCTCATCTCCTGAACCTCAGGCGGCTCAG GTGCCTGGTGATCGATGAAGCCGATCGCATGGTGGAGAAGGGCCACTTTGCCGAGCTGGAGAACCTTCTGGAGATGCTGAACAACGCTCAGTACAACCCCGAGAGGCAGACGTTCGTGTTCTCGGCCACTCTGACCATGGTGCACAAAGCGCCGACCCGCATCCTGCAAAAGAAGTCCAAGAAGCTGGACCAGCGCAGCAAGCTGGAGATCCTCATGGAGAAGGTGGGCATCAGGGCCAAGCCTAAGGTCATCGACCTGACCAGGAAGGAGACCACGGTGGAGACCCTGACTGAGACGCGAATCCACTGTGACAAGGACGACAAGGACTTCTACCTGTACTACTTCCTGCTCCAGTACCCAGGCCGCACCATGGTCTTTGCCAACAGCATCGACTGTATCAAGCGTCTCAGCTCCCTGCTCACCATCCTGGACTGCACCCCTCTGCCTCTGCACGCCAACATGCACCAGAAGCAGAGGCTCAAGAACCTGGAGAGGTTTGCCGAGAGGGACAG GTGCGTCCTCCTCACCACCGACGTGGCGGCTCGAGGCCTGGACATTCCCAACGTGCAGCACGTCATTCACTACCAG GTGCCCCGAACGTCAGAGACGTACGTCCATCGTAGTGGCCGCACGGCACGTGCAGCCAAGGAGGGCCTCAGCTTACTGCTGATAGGACCGGACGATGTGGTGAACTTCAAGAAAATATACAGGACGCTCGAAAAGGAGGAAGAGCTGCCCATGTTTCCCATACAGACCaagtgcatggcagccattaaG GAGCGCGTCAACATGGCCAGGAAGATAGAGAAGATTGAGTACCACAACAGCAGGGAGAAGCATCACAATTCCTGGTTCAAGCAAGCGGCAGAAGCACTAGAGCTGGAACTGGATGATGACCTTCTCTTGG
- the ddx24 gene encoding ATP-dependent RNA helicase DDX24 isoform X1, with protein MKMSKKKFQPKKKALRNGVKPKKRGILVKGSWKAVELDHSLFSEQDMGGLVCFEELTDYRLVDSAKVTTQVENKKEKKGKKRKAMEEAEVQGDEEEAGEGGSGNKEESVQPPKKKKKKKKKKKAQKEGNQSGISTSEVKGVEVEMEEMVEENIEPEKVVEPEKVVDPEENFQMPQTKAPKTKKKKVKKVKEPETETLKPSTNIEPPEKAMKLPKKRARNWTNAALSGQLGSGADADVSAWKDLFVPEPVLQALSTLGFSSPTPIQALALPPAIRDRLDILGAAETGSGKTLSFGIPMIHSILEWRRPQEMQGEGVPDSLPVPETDVKSLYLPDVDQPNEATEIRSGDSDQEAEAEEAEAEEAEAEGAEAEGAEAEGAEAEAGDEEAEDEKLEDPDESQEAEEDMEPDDINSQKLQCVKVIEDVDFDFDIPGVTKVPDNQKQPLLGLVLTPTRELAVQVKHHIDAVAQFTGIKTAIVVGGMAPQKQNRLLNRRPEIVIATPGRLWEMIKERHPHLLNLRRLRCLVIDEADRMVEKGHFAELENLLEMLNNAQYNPERQTFVFSATLTMVHKAPTRILQKKSKKLDQRSKLEILMEKVGIRAKPKVIDLTRKETTVETLTETRIHCDKDDKDFYLYYFLLQYPGRTMVFANSIDCIKRLSSLLTILDCTPLPLHANMHQKQRLKNLERFAERDRCVLLTTDVAARGLDIPNVQHVIHYQVPRTSETYVHRSGRTARAAKEGLSLLLIGPDDVVNFKKIYRTLEKEEELPMFPIQTKCMAAIKERVNMARKIEKIEYHNSREKHHNSWFKQAAEALELELDDDLLLGGRKTEEDDMQQQKMVKGMKRHLKHLLSQPVFKNSMKTKYPTQMGKLSLPELPLATVRTAIDSVISQKQKAKKKPQKKPQQPAQ; from the exons atgaagatgtccaaaaaaaagtttcagcCCAAGAAGAAGGCACTCAGAAATGGAGTGAAGCCCAAGAAGCGGGGTATCCTTGTGAAGGGAAGTTGGAAGGCTGTAGAGCTGGACCACAGTCTCTTCTCCGAGCAGGACATGGGCGGGCTGGTGTGCTTTGAGGAGCTGACAGACTATCGCCTGGTTGATTCTGCCAAGGTTACGACACAAGTGGAAAataagaaggagaagaaaggcaaaaaaagaaaagcaatggAAGAGGCAGAAGTACAAGGAGATGAAGAGGAGGCAGGTGAAGGAGGAAGTGGGAACAAAGAAGAGTCTGTACAGcccccaaaaaagaagaaaaagaagaaaaaaaagaaaaaggctcaAAAGGAGGGCAATCAGAGTGGTATTTCCACTTCTGAAGTGAAAGGTGTTGAGGTGGAAATGGAAGAGATGGTTGAAGAAAATATTGAACCAGAAAAGGTTGTTGAACCAGAAAAGGTTGTGGATCCAGAGGAAAATTTTCAAATGCCCCAAACTAAAGcaccaaaaacaaagaaaaagaaagtaaaaaaagtgaAGGaaccagagacagagacactcaaaccatcTACCAACATTGAACCACCTGAAAAAGCTATGAAACTCCCCAAAAAGAGGGCAAGAAATTGGACTAATGCTGCCCTTTCGGGGCAATTGGGTTCAGGTGCAGATGCAGATGTATCTGCATGGAAGGATCTCTTTGTCCCAGAGCCAGTTCTGCAGGCACTTAGCACTCTTGGATTCAGTTCTCCGACACCTATTCAAGCTCTGGCCCTACCACCAGCCATTCGAGATCGCTTGGATATACTTGGAGCAGCTGAAACTG gaAGTGGTAAGACTCTGTCATTTGGAATACCCATGATTCATTCCATCCTAGAGTGGAGAAGACCTCAGGAGATGCAGGGTGAGGGGGTGCCAGATAGCCTGCCTGTCCCAGAGACTGATGTGAAGAGTCTGTATTTGCCTGATGTGGACCAGCCTAATGAGGCCACTGAGATAAGGTCTGGAGATTCTGACCAGGAGGCGGAAGCAGAAGAGGCGGAAGCAGAAGAGGCGGAAGCAGAAGGGGCGGAAGCAGAAGGGGCGGAAGCAGAAGGGGCGGAAGCAGAAGCAGGAGACGAGGAAGCAGAAGATGAAAAGCTAGAGGACCCAGATGAATCgcaagaagcagaagaggaTATGGAGCCAGATGACATCAACTCTCAAAAGCTACAGTGTGTTAAAGTCATTGAGGATGTGGACTTTGACTTTGACATTCCTGGTGTGACAAAAGTGCCAGACAATCAAAAGCAGCCATTGCTGGGATTGGTCCTCACCCCCACCAGGGAGTTGGCCGTCCAGGTGAAGCACCACATTGATGCCGTAGCACAGTTTACAG GTATCAAAACTGCAATCGTTGTGGGTGGAATGGCTCCACAGAAGCAGAATAGGTTGCTTAATCGAAGGCCTGAAATTGTAATTGCAACGCCAGGCCGCCTCTGGGAGATGATCAAGGAGAGGCATCCTCATCTCCTGAACCTCAGGCGGCTCAG GTGCCTGGTGATCGATGAAGCCGATCGCATGGTGGAGAAGGGCCACTTTGCCGAGCTGGAGAACCTTCTGGAGATGCTGAACAACGCTCAGTACAACCCCGAGAGGCAGACGTTCGTGTTCTCGGCCACTCTGACCATGGTGCACAAAGCGCCGACCCGCATCCTGCAAAAGAAGTCCAAGAAGCTGGACCAGCGCAGCAAGCTGGAGATCCTCATGGAGAAGGTGGGCATCAGGGCCAAGCCTAAGGTCATCGACCTGACCAGGAAGGAGACCACGGTGGAGACCCTGACTGAGACGCGAATCCACTGTGACAAGGACGACAAGGACTTCTACCTGTACTACTTCCTGCTCCAGTACCCAGGCCGCACCATGGTCTTTGCCAACAGCATCGACTGTATCAAGCGTCTCAGCTCCCTGCTCACCATCCTGGACTGCACCCCTCTGCCTCTGCACGCCAACATGCACCAGAAGCAGAGGCTCAAGAACCTGGAGAGGTTTGCCGAGAGGGACAG GTGCGTCCTCCTCACCACCGACGTGGCGGCTCGAGGCCTGGACATTCCCAACGTGCAGCACGTCATTCACTACCAG GTGCCCCGAACGTCAGAGACGTACGTCCATCGTAGTGGCCGCACGGCACGTGCAGCCAAGGAGGGCCTCAGCTTACTGCTGATAGGACCGGACGATGTGGTGAACTTCAAGAAAATATACAGGACGCTCGAAAAGGAGGAAGAGCTGCCCATGTTTCCCATACAGACCaagtgcatggcagccattaaG GAGCGCGTCAACATGGCCAGGAAGATAGAGAAGATTGAGTACCACAACAGCAGGGAGAAGCATCACAATTCCTGGTTCAAGCAAGCGGCAGAAGCACTAGAGCTGGAACTGGATGATGACCTTCTCTTGG